The Triticum urartu cultivar G1812 chromosome 6, Tu2.1, whole genome shotgun sequence genome includes the window GTCTCCCTCCCCCACAAGGGCCTTATCTTCTCCTTGAGGGTGAGCGCGTCGACCGTCGAAGTGAAGACGGCGCACTGCGTCCGCAGCTCCACCAACTCGCTCTCCGGTGCCTCTTCCCCCCCGGCGTCCTTGGCCGCTCCCTTGCTCTTGCTTGTCTTGGGCGCCATGGCGGCTAAGAGGGGGTGAGCGATCAAGGGCAATGGGGGCACGGCGGTGGCAAGCAGAGGCAAAACTTCgatttacactcgaagaagaagaGGGGAACGATGGTTACAATATTGGAGAAGGCACAGAGGGTAAATGAGCAGTGCCCCTGCGGTTTCCTcttttttatggggaaggcgcgtgGTGCATCTTTACTATTCACCGCTGGGTGACGCAAGCGTGCTACGACCGTTCCACGCACGACCCCCACGTCACGTACTCAATGCGGGTCGTGGGGAAACGCAACCGGCGACTGATAAGGTTAAAACTCTGCCACACATGCCCGCGCATCgttctgggcctggcccaacaatgCCTCGCGCTTATGTGTTGCCTAGGCCCAgaggctcctgtcggtgtacaaaagtaggggcctttctgtacccctttacttgtgcacgggcagtcgtagCCATGCATGCGATCGTGCTTGGTGAGGCAAAAGAAGCAAAGGTACGAGACTGCCAAGGCAGTACTCAAGCCAGAGGCGCGACGAGCAAAGGGGCAAGATGGACttcccccggcaaggcccttgccggggcggcctacgtagccccggcaagagccttgcttGGGCGACTTGCCCCACACCAGCGAGGCCACCACCCTTGAGCCTGAGAGCTCTGACACCATCAACAACGTCGAGACCAAGACTCAGGGGCGCccgcatggtggcatgcagatctttgtgaagaccaaAGGCCTACGAGTCTAGATAAGAACCAGAAGAAGAAGACCCCCGACAAAAATCCTTGCCAGGGACGGCTGAAgagaccccggcaagacccttgccgagggcatctGCGAGGCCACGGCTAGGCCCACACCCACCAACGTTTCACTACCCCGCGGCCGTTCCGACGCGGCAACCGGCCCGCCAACTAGGCAAGCGCCTGCGTGGCTGCATGCAGGTTCTAGGCCAGCTAgtcaagcacctgcgtggtggcgtgcagatcttcgtgaagatcCTGTCACCGCACCAACACAACAACCAGCCAGCCAGCATGGCACTGCATGCCTCGTCAGCTTGGATGCGCGTCAAAgcaaggcgaggcggcgacgggCGAGGCGAGCTCTGTTGCGacccccgataaagcaagagggcaCATAGGAAGCACATTAAATGCATTTGTCCTACGGTGTCAGGCGATAAACTTGTACACCGTATatactttccacctcctgtgtgccactgcggtgacccctttgacatataaaaAGAGGCCCGAGGCATACTGGAGAAGGATTAAGACTTTTTAAACTGAGCATGCATAGTAGCTAGTCCAAGATAATAGAATCCTTTGAACTTGCACCAAGGCCCGTCACCTGCATCAGGCGTCACCACAGCAGCCACCGAAGGAAAAAAATAACGGATCACCTTCTCACACGAGCTCGACGCGGCTCCATCGCTGATATGCAGATTTGCGAACCTCCAAGGTGGCTCACCAAAAGTGAAAACATTACTGTTCAACGAATCAGACCAGGGCAACACCCCGGACACACCGTCAAACTCCAGATCTGGCACCCCCGCACGGCTAAGACATCGGAGGAGGAAACCATACCTGTCATCCATGAACCACGAACCAAACACAGGATCCATCATCTTCCAGATGTCGTCgacaaggttgtcagaatcgcgattttgaATTGGATCAGAGTTTCGATGGCAGGATCGCAAATCGTAGAATTTTCACTATCAGGATAGTAGAAACGTAGATTCTAAGAACTAAAATCATAAAATCATATAtgttagtttggatcgtaaagtcgtagaattGTATAACAAAATCACGATTCTAACAACCTTGGTCGACGATCCAGATCACAATCTGCATCTGTTTCTGGACTACCTCCCAAGCTCCGCGCCGACGTTGGGGCAAACGTCGTCGCAACGACAGAGTCCGAAGACACATGTCTACCACGAGGATTCTGTCACCGCCACGCCATCCTTACTTGAGCAGACTGGTTTTTAAATCCATCCTCAACAATAGGACTGATGGCCTCGTCAGGAAAGAATTCGAAGAATCTTTATTCAGCAACGTCATCGTCACTGTTAAAGCCAAGACGATGAACAACCTAAAACCTAGACTACAAGGATCTAAAAACGATCCACACGCGTGGATCCGACGTTCATCACTTACGACCGAGGTCGCTGGCGGAGGGAAGCTGCCGAAGGACAGCACTAGAAGAGGAAAAAGACTCGGGGCGATGAAATCCTGCGTCTGTATCGTGTTCTGAAAAAAAAATATAGTACGGCAAATCGTCCTCAAACCCTGACCTGATTTTTACCGTCCAGCCCGGCCGGCCCGCCGCTTGTACTTAAAATTACGCCGGCACCCCTGGGCCCGTGCCGCGTTTGCGTGCGGAGAACACTTTGCGCCTGAGATGAAAGAGAAAGTCAGCGACCTGACCTCCCACCATCGTCCATGCATGTCTCTTCTCCTCTCTCCAGAGGAGGAAAAGAACAGTGTCCACTCCCAGTGACTGCCGGCTTCCTCTCTCCTCGCGCCCCCCTCCGCTCAGTCCCTCTCCTTCTCTCTATCGCACAGACAATTTTGTCCTCTAGGGAGCACCAAACCACACATGACACGCCATCTCCCACATCTCTCTCCACAAAAGACAGGCAGCCTGCAGTTGCACAGCCTTTCCCTCCCTCTCTCGCGTATCATCTCCGTCGACCTCTCTCCACAAAGCTAGCTAGCTCTTGAGTCTTGAGTTCGTGTGAATTTGCCAAGCATAAAGCACGAGCTAGCTCTAGGCTGTCTTGCTGCCTACTTGGTATACTtgatatatacatacatacacaccagagagggagagagagaaagggGTAGTCATGTGCGACTACTTCTTGAAGAGGGCTGAGGGCCACCAGCAGGCCGGAGACCTCACCGACATCGTCCGAGCCGGCGGGGCCATGCCGGCTGGCTCTGCGGATCCCCCGTCGACGGCCACCGAGTGGCTGCAGCTGCCGGCTGACCCGATCCTCTTCCCGCTGCCCCAGACGTCGTCCTCGGACGGTGCTGGGCCGAGCAGCGCAGACGCTCTCGGTGACCCGTTCTCCGGCCTCCCGGATGCCTTCAGCACCGACTACCCCTCCTCCTCCGGCAGCGCCGCCGCCGACTTCTTCGACGCCGTCCAGGACGCGATGGGTGTCGGCATGGCCAAGCAGGTCGGCTTCGTCGACACGACcggctgcggcggcggtggaACAACTGCCGGTGCTGGTGGCGGGTTCCTGGACATGAGGAATCACCATATGTTTCCAGGGGAGATGCCGATGCGCGGGCTGTCGCCGTACGCGCTGATGGGCGGTGGCGCGGCGAAGCTCGGCGTGCCGATAGCCGGGCACGGGCTGGCGGCTGGCCCGTGCGCGTTCGACGCCGTCGCAGGGCTGCAGATGTCGTCCTCACCGCGTGGCGGGGGGATCAAGCGCAGGTTCGGCACCGGCCATCGTTAGCTAGCTGTCTGTTCAGTCAGATCTACACAAGTGCGCCTTAATTTCTTCGATTCCTCCCGACAAGTGTAATTAAGCACGGAGTTCCTTGTCGTCGGGGCACTGTTCAGGGGTTCGTAATTTAGGGAAAGTTTGCAGCTCCATTTCCTCCTACCGTGCTTAGTTTTTcctcattctgcaactcccaagAATGTAAGGATCGAGATGAAAGAAGAAACTTAAATGCATCGCCAGTTTTGGGACATGACAAAAACAGCAATATTTTGTAGGAGTAGCAAGAAAAAAAAAATTATACTTGAAACTCAATCTTTACATGTACACCAGAATACAAGATACCTAGACTATATCCCCCAGAGCTCGTAGTTATTACAACGGATTGAGACTTAGCAAGACTGTTACAACAAACCCTAGTTTTCAGTTTCCTTTAGCTTCAGATGTTTAAGCACATGTACTACTGGTTGCTCAAAACTCTGTGTGTGGATGCTGGATGGATGTCTAAATTAAGGTGGTGGTCTCGTGTTTGATGCAGGAAGAACCAGGCAAGGAAGGTGGTGTGCATCCCAGCACCTGCAGCAGCAGTGGCTGGGAAGACCACTGGGGAGGTTGTTCCTTCTGATCTCTGGGCTTGGAGGAAGTATGGCCAGAAGCCTATCAAAGGTTCCCCATACCCAAGGTACGACATGGAGCACCCTATTAATCTCTCTCTGCTGGTACTGGTATATAGTTGCATCTCTTTCACtcagtctctctctctctctctctctctctctctctctagttctCTTCTGCTCCATGTAGAGTATATATCAGGCCAGGGTATGTGTGCCTGTAATAATTATGGGGATCATGTAATCATAGTAAGAGCAtgcatgctcaaactcacatagaTTCTCCTCCTCAACGAGGAGAGAAAACACTCGAACATATGCATTCCTCTCTTCTGTAATATTTCTAGTATCTGGTTAGTTGCAGAAGAATATGATAAGCTAGCTTGCATCTATTCCAACTGGCAAGTGGGGAAGCTAGTACCTCATTGAACTGTTATGTTTTCTTTTTCTGTTGGAGTTGTATTTATTACTTTGTCCTTTCAGCTTGACATCTCCAGTTTAATTGTACAGTTCAAACAATGTTTATAGTGAATTCAAGTAGGCTCACACTTTCATATTGGTTTCTCACCACAAGGATTATGTGTTGGGTTGAACAAATAAACCGACCATGTGGTGATCTCCTTCATACATTCATCAACATTTTTGCTGCTTCAAGTTTAGTATGAAATTAGCTTGTCCTATTTAAAGTTAATGCATGTCAAGAAAAAAGTTTGACCCGTGCACAGTTATAAGAAGATTGGAGATTATATATGACCTTACTTACTACTTTGTCAAACTAGCTAACTCAATATTCCATTCATCCAAAATATACATAAGATAACCAACCATTATTGAATTAATAATGTTTCAGTAGGTGGCTACATCTGGCATGCATATGCTTACACGGCTTCTTTTGTAAGACGTGGTTCATCGACAACTGAAACTAATCAACTTTCCTAGTATTGGTTGAAACTAATCTGTTTAAAATTAACAAATATGAAATGATTAAGTTCGGCAGGTTGGGGACACTCTGACACCATGTGTATACTTCCGAAAATCTTAACATCCTTTTGCAacttcattttttatttttttatcatGACATAATTTAAAGCATTCTAATTATATGGTGGCTAAATAAATTAATATTTAAATGACATAAGTATGAGGTATTGTTTATCAAGGAATTGACATCCCATTGCCTAAGAAATGCATACTACAATGTCAAAATTTACACATACCCACCAGTCTCAAATAAAAATAGTTCCGCTCTTTAGCCTTTTCATTTTTCTTCTTATTAAAATACCTCTCATCTGCCAATTCATTTTTAGTCCTATGTCAATGTCATAAAAACAGAGCTATTTTTTCACAGGGAATAAAAAGAGAGCTAATTAACTCCACTTGTACTTGCATATGCCTTGTTTTAGTTGGATGTGTGATGGAGGAAATGTTTTTTCAATTCTTTAATGTTTTTATGGTTTTACTTAACTTAGTACTATATATGTGTGTTAGTTGCATCCATGATGTTTCGTGGAAAGTTTGAAACACTTTATGATGTACTGCAGCAAACGGGGACACCAGTGTGTGCCCCTGGTCATCAAACAATTCCCAGTGATGTAACTAGGGTGTGGTAGTACATATCATATGCTCTAGAATCCACAATAGATTTCTGACGAAACTTTTTACCATGCATTGCATGTCCAGAGGGTACTACAGATGCAGTAGCTCCAAGGGGTGCCCTGCACGGAAGCAAGTGGAGCGCAGCCGGACGGACCCCAACATGCTGGTCATCACCTACACCTCGGAGCACAACCACCCGTGGCCGACGCAGCGCAACGTGCTCGCCGGCTCCACTCGGTCCCACTACGCGAAGAACAGCAGCAACACAGAT containing:
- the LOC125514214 gene encoding WRKY transcription factor WRKY24-like, coding for MCDYFLKRAEGHQQAGDLTDIVRAGGAMPAGSADPPSTATEWLQLPADPILFPLPQTSSSDGAGPSSADALGDPFSGLPDAFSTDYPSSSGSAAADFFDAVQDAMGVGMAKQVGFVDTTGCGGGGTTAGAGGGFLDMRNHHMFPGEMPMRGLSPYALMGGGAAKLGVPIAGHGLAAGPCAFDAVAGLQMSSSPRGGGIKRRKNQARKVVCIPAPAAAVAGKTTGEVVPSDLWAWRKYGQKPIKGSPYPRGYYRCSSSKGCPARKQVERSRTDPNMLVITYTSEHNHPWPTQRNVLAGSTRSHYAKNSSNTDAASSKNSKNSSRNQHKPVVKAESKDQSAATPAATSTTTTATTSTGNNTPPMAVKEEAEMERRIGGDTTATVGYYSDHLLQQMFSQSYRPMMPEEAGGYHQQDDFFADLTELDSDPVSLIFSTEYMEARPGKEKAAAKDDVDSLFMMDWAPASAAVTTSAGSALEQGDMGL